Part of the Geoalkalibacter ferrihydriticus DSM 17813 genome is shown below.
TGTTGCTGCGCGTCTGGGGCAAGAATGCGGCCGATGTCTTCGCCAAGCTGGCTCGCGGACAGAAGCTCAAGTGGCGGGCTGTCTCGACACAGGCCGCGAGTTCGCCCGAGGATCTTTTCGTACATGTCGAAGGCGATGTGGAAGGGGTTCAGGCCTTGGCCAAGGAGCTGAGCGCCGGCAAACTCAATGTCGAGATTTCGCGCCCCATCGCACACGGGGAGCGTCCGGCCTTTGGTTTGACCAATGAGCTCATTGTACGTTTTCGGGATGATGTCAGACGGCAGGAGGCAGATCGCCTGGCCGCAGGTGTGGGCCTGAGAATCCTGCGTGAACTCAGGCATGCCGGCAATGCTTTCGTGCTCGCGCGCGAGGGATTTCCCTCCTACGATCTGCTCAAGGCGGCCGATGCCCTGGCGCACAGTGGTCGGGTCATCTATGCCGAACCCAATCTGACTTTTGCCCTCGAACTGGATCAGTACACGCCGAACGATCCGCTGTACGGGCAGGTGCCGCACTTGCCGCTGATCGGGGCCGACGATGCCTGGGATCTGTTGGACAATGTGGCCATCACCCTGCGCGGCGGCTCACCGGATATCACTATCGGCGTCATCGACCCCCACGGGGTGGCGCCCAATCATCCGGAGTTGACGGCCAACTTGACCGATGGCACCAGCAAACTGGTGACTTCCATGAATTTTGTGGTTTCGCCTATCGCCGCGCAAACAGTGGCTGGCCTGGGGGGCGATCACGGCACCCAGTGTGCCGCCTCGGCGACTGCCGCCTTCGATGATAATCGGGGCATTCCGGGCGTCGCGCCCAACTGCCATCTTATCGGCGCGCGTATCGGCGGCTCTGCAAATACGGTGCTCATGGCCGATATCTATCTGTGGGTGGGCGGATTCCTCAACGGGTCCACCGCCGCAGGATTTCCGGCCGCACCGCCGGCACGTGCCGCAGACGTTATCTCGAGTTCCTGGGGCGCCAATGGTCTGGCTCTCTCCAACACCATCCGCGATTGCTTTGATTTTCTCACCACCTATGGCCGCGGCGGCAAAGGATGCGTGTTGCTTTTTTCCCTGGGGAACAACGGCTACCTCGATTTCACCAATGCCGCGGGGGCGTTTTTCAGGGCATGGCCAACCTACCAGAAGACCCTGGCCATCGGCTCAAGCATCAATGTCAATCCCACCAATCCAATACCGGTTTCCTTTCACGCCGATCCCAACGGCAACACCAACAACATTGCCACCGCCGTTGACCGGCGGGCTCTGTTCAGTCCCTTCGGCGCCACCGCCCTGCGCAAGCCTGATCTGGTTTCGCCCTCGCATACGGCCTACAATGGCGCGGGCAACCTCATCGATCCGATTCTCTCGGCGGTGCGCGTCGGCACGGGCAACGTCGATGGTTGCCCGGGGCCGGCCACCTGTAACGACTATGCCGTCTCTTTCGGCGGCACCAGCCACTCCACCCCGACGGTGGCGGGGGCCGTGGCGCTCATCCTGTCCGCGCGTTCCAACCTGAACTGGGTGCAGGTGCGCGACATTCTGCGCCAATCCTGCGCGCGCATCGACGCTGCCCAGACCAACGCCATCGGCCAATGGCAGGATCTCGACGGCAATGGACAGATCGATTACAGCCGCTGGTACGGCGCCGGGCGCCTCGATGTGCAGACGGCGGTGGGGCTGGCCCTGGATGGGGGGCTGCCGCTTTCCGATGTCTATGTGCGCGAGAATCTCGCCGACATTGGCGATGTTCCTTCCGGTGGAAGCTGGTGGGCGAGCCCGGACATCTGGGTGCGCCAGGATGCCGCAACGCCCATTCCGGCGCTTTCCTGGAGCGATCCCCCGCCCCATCAGAATGCCCGGCGCGGACAAAACAACGCGCTGTTCTGCCGGGTGCGCAACCGGGGCACGGCGGCGGCAACCACGGTCTATGTGCGCGCCATGCTGACGCACTGGGCCGGGCTGGAATTTGTCTATCCGGCCGATTTTCAGCCGTCGAACAACGTCGGCGCGCCGGTTCCCAACCCGCTGGTTCCCGGCACCTACCTGATCGGCGAGGAGCGCATCGACAATCTGGGGGTGGGTGCCGACCAGATCGTGAAGTTTACCTGGCCGCAGGCGCTGATTCCCCCGGCCACAGTGGTGGTCGGCGGTGCCACGGTCCACTGGCACCCCTGTCTGCTGGTGGAGGCTTCACCCCATGACGGCCCCGATCCCATCGGCGGCTTGTCGGTGCCGGTGCAGGGCAACAACAACATTGCCCAGCGCAACATCAGCATCGTCGATGCCGCAGATGCCGATGCCGACCTCTTTGTCGGTATGGTCGCCGGTAGCCGCAATGTCTTCGGTGTGGCGACCCTGATCGTCGATGCCACCCTTTTGCGCGGGGCAATCTCCATCCGCCTGCACCTGGCCGATGCGCGTGCCATGAAACAATTCACGGCGGGCATCCGACAAGCGGTTCAGGAGCAGCAGGTTCCAGTGCGCACCGGCGAGGACGGCAAGGGTTGCGCGGTGATCATTGAGCAGCGCACCAAGCTGCGCGTGGAATGCGGATCCTGCGATACGGTGATCGAAGCCGCGGCCGGGTCGAGAATCTTCACCTGCGGCGGCCGACCCGCGACCCCGGTCAAGGTGAATTTCATCAAACATCAGAATCTGGAAGCCGTCGAAATTGTCGGCTTGCAGGGTCAGATCGAAATTCCGCTGCGTCTGGCCGGTGGCCAGTTCGTACCCCTGCTGGTGGCCGTGACCGGAGAGGCCAGCGGTGACTTGCGCCTCGCCCAGCGTCGCGGCGATGGGGAACTCTCGGCGGGATACGGGATTCGCCGCACCCGTTCCTGAAAGCCGAAAAGAGAAAGGAGTTCAGAGCCATTTCGCAAAAAGAGCATCCACCTGACAGGCTGAAAAAAGGCGTGCGGGTGGATGCTCGAAGGGGGGCACCCCGAGTGCGAAGGACGGAATGCGCGAGCTGTCCCCTAGGTTGTGCAAGGTGCCGGTTTTCTTATCACTCCGCCTCCCAGGATGCAATGAACGCATCGGCCTGGGCGACGGATTGTTCGATGGTGCGCACCAGGCTGTCGACGTTGGCCTGCACGACGACCACCTCATTTTTCAGCCCGGCGATGGCCTGCGCGTTGAGATTGTGCTTCATGAACAGCACCTGGTCACGCAGGGGCACCAGCGCCGGTTCCAATTTTGCCTCCGCCTGCTTCATGGCCGCCATCAGATCCGTGTACCTCTGCCGGGTCAGGTCGTACTGTCGTTGACTTGATCTGCGCAACTCCTCGCTGGAGTACTGTCGGATTTCGGCGCGCCACTCCTTGAACAGTGCCCCTGAGACCTCCTCGACCGCCTTGATGCGTCTGCGCACTTCGGCCGCCTTGGCCTCGCTCTTTTGCAAGGTGGCGTTGAACCGGTTGTAAGCCCGCTCCAGATCCCCGCCCTCAAAATTGACCACGCTCTTGTAGTGCTCCATGGCCGTTAGAAATTGCTCCTTGGCTTCCTGCTGAGTGTCGCGCGCGACCTTGACGCGATCCACCATGATGTCGCGTTTGTGAATTCCCACCTTTTCCATGGCTCCGTAATAGACGGAGCTGCAGGCCGATAGAGAAGCCAACAGAAAAAGCAACAAGACTGAGGGTAGACTCTTCATGGATTTAATATTCTCCCAATTGCTGCCCCGTAAAATACGAGGTTCTTGGAGGTATCGGCGAGGATGCGGGCATTTTTTAACCCTACCGAAAAGCATAGCAAGAAGTCGTAATAAAGCACGCTGCTCTTTGGCGCGGCAGAAGGCTTGAAATGTCGCTATAATTCCTTAATATTGTTTTGAGACGCTGAAATCTGCCGTTTTCTTTCCGATGATCTCCGCGACTTCTCAGTCTGGTTGTGTCCTTTCGACCTCGACCGTTAAAAAAAGAGGAAAACCATGGATTTCCGGGTATCTATACCTGAAGGGCAGGACTATGTTCTGATTGAAGTTTTCAAGCCCATCACCAGCAATTTCGCCCTTGAATTTGGCTGTGAGGCCCGCAAGCTCGGCGAGGAATTTAATCTCAAAAAGTTTCTTTTTGATGTCAGAGGAGCGCCGAATATTCAATCCGTCGCCAAAAATTACGTCTTTGCCTATAAGGAATTGCCCGAGATTAAATTTCCAAAGTCGGCGATCTCAGCCTTTTTGCTCGATCAAGGCGACGATTCCCATGAATTCATCGAGTTGGCGTTCAAGAACGCCGGATACACCCTGATGTCCTTTACCCGGCAAGACGAAGCCATTGAATGGCTGAAAAGCCACTAAGCGAGAACGCGCTGTGCGGATTGAATTGCGGCCGCGACCAGGTCGGTGCTCCTGGGCGCATTACAACTGAATGAAGAACACCGCAAGCAACGTCAGGACGATAGCCAGGAGGCGCGTGGAGGTCAGCTTTTCGCGATAGATGAGGGCTGAGAGGGCGATGGCGATGACGAAATGCATACCGGTGATCAGGGCGATGATGGACAGCGGCCCGCTTTCCAGGGCGATGAGAAAGGCATAAAACCCGAAAAAATTGAGCAAGCCCATGAACAGACCGATCTTTACGGCGTCGCCGGTGCGCGCCGGAGTT
Proteins encoded:
- a CDS encoding S8 family serine peptidase, coding for MNTFWIRIVDANFQMLRGASVRALAGDQRDIKLEFEEDHWVGRGMPGARVILEVGAQGFESETHVVELRDELTQVVIGLRQPGQLSYSYGLDRLAFAPVEDALLLRVWGKNAADVFAKLARGQKLKWRAVSTQAASSPEDLFVHVEGDVEGVQALAKELSAGKLNVEISRPIAHGERPAFGLTNELIVRFRDDVRRQEADRLAAGVGLRILRELRHAGNAFVLAREGFPSYDLLKAADALAHSGRVIYAEPNLTFALELDQYTPNDPLYGQVPHLPLIGADDAWDLLDNVAITLRGGSPDITIGVIDPHGVAPNHPELTANLTDGTSKLVTSMNFVVSPIAAQTVAGLGGDHGTQCAASATAAFDDNRGIPGVAPNCHLIGARIGGSANTVLMADIYLWVGGFLNGSTAAGFPAAPPARAADVISSSWGANGLALSNTIRDCFDFLTTYGRGGKGCVLLFSLGNNGYLDFTNAAGAFFRAWPTYQKTLAIGSSINVNPTNPIPVSFHADPNGNTNNIATAVDRRALFSPFGATALRKPDLVSPSHTAYNGAGNLIDPILSAVRVGTGNVDGCPGPATCNDYAVSFGGTSHSTPTVAGAVALILSARSNLNWVQVRDILRQSCARIDAAQTNAIGQWQDLDGNGQIDYSRWYGAGRLDVQTAVGLALDGGLPLSDVYVRENLADIGDVPSGGSWWASPDIWVRQDAATPIPALSWSDPPPHQNARRGQNNALFCRVRNRGTAAATTVYVRAMLTHWAGLEFVYPADFQPSNNVGAPVPNPLVPGTYLIGEERIDNLGVGADQIVKFTWPQALIPPATVVVGGATVHWHPCLLVEASPHDGPDPIGGLSVPVQGNNNIAQRNISIVDAADADADLFVGMVAGSRNVFGVATLIVDATLLRGAISIRLHLADARAMKQFTAGIRQAVQEQQVPVRTGEDGKGCAVIIEQRTKLRVECGSCDTVIEAAAGSRIFTCGGRPATPVKVNFIKHQNLEAVEIVGLQGQIEIPLRLAGGQFVPLLVAVTGEASGDLRLAQRRGDGELSAGYGIRRTRS
- a CDS encoding DUF2959 domain-containing protein; translated protein: MKSLPSVLLLFLLASLSACSSVYYGAMEKVGIHKRDIMVDRVKVARDTQQEAKEQFLTAMEHYKSVVNFEGGDLERAYNRFNATLQKSEAKAAEVRRRIKAVEEVSGALFKEWRAEIRQYSSEELRRSSQRQYDLTRQRYTDLMAAMKQAEAKLEPALVPLRDQVLFMKHNLNAQAIAGLKNEVVVVQANVDSLVRTIEQSVAQADAFIASWEAE